A window from Bosea sp. ANAM02 encodes these proteins:
- a CDS encoding SDR family oxidoreductase has translation MAREFAGKRVIVMGGSRGIGRSIALGFAAGGAAVSICARSAGPLEATRKEIEALGVTAHAGSVDLADAGQIAAYVPEAVKALGGLDILVNNASGFGQSDDEDGWAASLSVDMMAVVRGSHAAIPHLQPGSSIVNISSISALRASARSAPYGAIKAAVMHYTGSQAKMLARKGIRVNCVAPGSIEFPGGSWENRRTSNPELYNATLATIPFGRMGKPEEIAEVVLFLASERASWVTGQSIVVDGGQLVGP, from the coding sequence ATGGCCAGGGAATTCGCCGGCAAGCGCGTCATCGTGATGGGCGGCAGCCGTGGCATCGGTCGGTCGATCGCGCTCGGCTTCGCGGCGGGCGGGGCGGCCGTCTCGATCTGCGCACGCAGCGCCGGGCCGCTGGAGGCGACGCGCAAGGAGATCGAGGCGCTCGGCGTCACCGCCCATGCGGGAAGTGTCGATCTCGCCGATGCCGGCCAGATCGCGGCCTATGTGCCTGAAGCCGTGAAGGCGCTCGGCGGGCTCGACATCCTCGTCAACAATGCCTCGGGCTTCGGCCAGAGCGATGACGAGGACGGCTGGGCGGCCTCGCTCAGCGTCGACATGATGGCGGTGGTGCGCGGCAGCCATGCGGCGATCCCGCATCTCCAGCCGGGTTCGTCCATCGTGAACATATCGTCGATCTCGGCTCTGCGGGCTTCGGCGCGGTCCGCGCCCTATGGCGCGATCAAGGCGGCCGTTATGCACTACACCGGCAGCCAGGCGAAGATGCTGGCGCGCAAGGGCATCCGCGTGAACTGCGTCGCGCCGGGCTCGATCGAATTCCCCGGCGGCTCCTGGGAGAACCGCAGGACCTCCAATCCCGAGCTCTACAACGCGACGCTGGCGACCATCCCGTTCGGGCGGATGGGCAAGCCGGAGGAGATCGCCGAGGTCGTGCTCTTCCTCGCCTCGGAGCGGGCGAGCTGGGTCACGGGCCAGAGCATCGTCGTCGATGGCGGGCAGCTCGTCGGGCCGTAA
- a CDS encoding aminotransferase class V-fold PLP-dependent enzyme, giving the protein MQGRHFLHIPGPSPIPDRILRAIAMPIIDHRSAEFAALGRHVLEGSKTVFRTKQPVVIYPSSGTGAWEAAIVNTLSPGDTVLMAETGHFATLWKQIATRFGIDVEFIPGEWRHGADPAAIEARLAEDKGRKIKAVMVVHNETSTGATSRIAEIRKAIDAAGHPALFMVDTISSLASVDYRHDEWQVDVTVSGSQKGLMLPPGLGFNAISEKALAASKTNTLPRSYWDWQEMVKINANGFFPYTPATNLLYGLKEALAMLQEEGLDNVFARHRRLAAACRAAVRAWGLEVLCQDPAEQSPVLTAVLMPPSHDADRFRKVALETYNISLGSGLGKVAGKVFRIGHLGECNELALLGALSGVELGLSAAGVPHRSGGVAAAMASFEGRDQANETVAAAGA; this is encoded by the coding sequence ATGCAGGGTCGTCACTTTCTGCACATTCCCGGCCCGAGCCCGATCCCGGACCGCATCCTCCGCGCGATCGCGATGCCGATCATCGACCACCGCAGCGCCGAATTCGCCGCGCTCGGCAGGCATGTCCTGGAAGGCAGCAAGACGGTCTTCCGGACCAAGCAGCCGGTCGTGATCTACCCTTCCTCCGGCACCGGTGCCTGGGAAGCGGCGATCGTCAACACGCTCTCCCCCGGCGATACCGTGCTGATGGCCGAAACCGGCCATTTCGCCACGCTCTGGAAGCAGATCGCCACGCGCTTCGGCATCGATGTCGAATTCATCCCCGGCGAATGGCGCCATGGCGCCGATCCCGCCGCGATCGAGGCGAGGCTCGCCGAGGACAAGGGGCGCAAAATCAAGGCCGTCATGGTCGTCCATAACGAGACCTCGACCGGCGCGACCAGCCGCATCGCCGAAATCCGCAAGGCGATCGATGCCGCCGGCCACCCGGCCCTGTTCATGGTCGACACCATCTCCTCGCTCGCCTCGGTCGACTACCGCCACGACGAATGGCAGGTCGACGTCACCGTCTCCGGCTCGCAGAAGGGGCTGATGCTGCCGCCCGGGCTCGGCTTCAACGCCATCTCGGAGAAGGCGCTGGCGGCGTCGAAGACCAACACGCTCCCGCGCTCCTATTGGGACTGGCAGGAGATGGTGAAGATCAACGCCAACGGCTTCTTCCCCTACACCCCCGCGACGAACCTGCTCTACGGGCTCAAGGAAGCGCTCGCGATGCTGCAGGAGGAAGGCCTCGACAACGTCTTCGCCCGCCACAGGCGTCTCGCTGCAGCCTGCCGCGCCGCGGTCAGGGCCTGGGGGCTCGAGGTGCTCTGCCAGGACCCTGCCGAGCAGTCGCCGGTCCTGACCGCCGTGCTGATGCCGCCGAGCCATGATGCCGACCGCTTCCGCAAGGTCGCGCTGGAGACCTACAACATCTCGCTCGGCTCGGGGCTTGGCAAGGTCGCCGGCAAGGTCTTCCGCATCGGCCATCTCGGCGAATGCAACGAGCTCGCCCTGCTCGGCGCGCTCTCCGGCGTCGAGCTCGGCCTGTCGGCGGCCGGCGTGCCGCATCGCAGCGGTGGTGTCGCCGCCGCGATGGCGAGTTTCGAGGGGAGAGATCAGGCTAACGAGACGGTGGCCGCCGCCGGCGCCTGA
- a CDS encoding FAD-binding and (Fe-S)-binding domain-containing protein, producing MNQTALSRSHSRNLGFERRLAGALEGEVRFDAFTRGRYATDASIYQILPQGVAFPKSEADIAAAFTIAAEHGVPVIARGGGTSQNGQPIGDGLVLDMSRHFNAIRDYDPQARTVSVAPGLVLEALNTRLRKDGLFFPVEPSTASRCTIGGMAGNNSSGARSLRYGKMVDNVIALKALFHDGEPFALGEGAVSDNGSPRARDLMTKMMALADEHREAIEAIFPKVQRRVGGYNLDELIVPRPNLSHLLVGSEGTLAITTEAVLKLSPLPQHRVMGVCHFPNFRAAMETTQHIVGLGPVAVELVDNNVLVLGADIPLFVRTLADITRGQPNCLLLVEFAGDDLAGLKRDLKRLDQCMADFGFPDAVVEVIEPARQKPVWDVREACLNIMMSMKGDGKPVSFIEDCAVPLEHLADYTDAVMAVFEKHGTRGTWYAHASVGCLHVRPILNMKTEAGVRAMRGIAEEACELVRRFKGSFSGEHGDGISRSDFVEPMFGTPLTRAFEAVKDGFDPDNKLNPGKIVRSYHMDDRSLMRFAPGYDTPVPAQTALDWSDWGGFGGAVEMCNNNGTCRKMAGGTMCPSWRATQDEQHVTRGRANTLRLAISGQLGPDAFTSPEMKETLDLCVSCKGCKRDCPTGVDMARMKVEFLHHYHAKHGLPLKERLIAFLPRYAPLAARLAPLMNLRDRIPFLAKLSESWLGFSARRSLPVWREPWREATASSDASAVRGDGRDIVLFGDTFNRYFERENLEAAERVLAAGGYRLHRVAAKGGARPLCCGRTFLSAGLVEEARAEARRTLDALAPFVAKGARIVGLEPSCLLSFRDEFAALLPKAEVEPLAKAALLIEELLAADMAVGQTTLPLTDQGGRVAHLHGHCHQKAFDAMGAVEKTLRAVPGLEIKPIESSCCGMSGAFGYGAKTIDVSLAMGELSLLPAVRKAGADDLVVADGTSCRHQIHDGARREAVHVVRVLDSALRP from the coding sequence ATGAACCAGACGGCGCTTTCCCGTTCGCATAGCCGCAATCTCGGCTTCGAGCGCCGGCTTGCCGGGGCGCTGGAAGGTGAGGTCCGCTTCGATGCCTTCACCCGCGGCCGCTACGCCACCGACGCCTCGATCTACCAGATCCTGCCGCAGGGCGTGGCCTTCCCGAAGAGCGAGGCCGATATCGCGGCGGCATTCACGATCGCGGCCGAGCATGGCGTGCCGGTGATCGCGCGCGGCGGCGGAACCTCGCAGAACGGCCAGCCGATCGGCGACGGGCTGGTGCTCGACATGAGCCGGCATTTCAACGCGATACGCGATTACGATCCGCAGGCGCGCACGGTTTCGGTCGCGCCCGGCCTCGTGCTGGAAGCGCTGAACACGCGGCTGCGCAAGGACGGGCTGTTCTTCCCGGTCGAGCCCTCGACGGCGAGCCGCTGCACGATCGGCGGCATGGCCGGCAACAACTCCTCAGGCGCCCGCTCGCTGCGCTACGGGAAGATGGTCGACAATGTCATCGCGCTGAAGGCGCTGTTCCATGATGGCGAGCCCTTCGCGCTGGGGGAAGGCGCCGTCAGCGACAATGGCTCGCCGCGTGCCCGCGACCTGATGACCAAGATGATGGCGCTGGCGGATGAGCATCGCGAGGCGATCGAGGCGATCTTCCCGAAGGTGCAGCGGCGCGTCGGCGGCTATAATCTGGACGAGTTGATCGTGCCGCGGCCGAACCTGTCGCATCTGCTCGTCGGCTCGGAAGGCACGCTCGCGATCACCACGGAAGCGGTGCTGAAGCTCTCGCCGCTGCCGCAGCATCGCGTCATGGGTGTCTGCCACTTCCCCAATTTCCGCGCGGCAATGGAGACGACGCAGCATATCGTCGGGCTCGGCCCGGTCGCAGTCGAGCTCGTCGACAACAACGTGCTGGTGCTCGGCGCCGACATCCCGCTCTTCGTGCGCACGCTCGCCGATATCACCAGGGGCCAGCCGAACTGCCTGCTGCTGGTCGAGTTCGCCGGCGACGACCTCGCCGGTCTCAAGCGCGACCTGAAGCGGCTCGACCAGTGCATGGCCGATTTCGGCTTCCCAGACGCGGTGGTGGAGGTGATCGAGCCCGCCCGGCAGAAGCCGGTCTGGGACGTGCGCGAAGCCTGCCTCAACATCATGATGTCGATGAAGGGGGACGGGAAGCCGGTCTCCTTCATCGAGGATTGCGCGGTGCCGCTGGAGCATCTCGCCGATTACACCGATGCGGTGATGGCGGTGTTCGAGAAGCACGGCACGCGCGGCACATGGTATGCCCATGCCTCGGTCGGCTGCCTGCATGTGCGCCCGATCCTGAACATGAAGACGGAAGCGGGCGTGAGGGCGATGCGCGGCATCGCCGAGGAGGCCTGCGAGCTCGTCCGCCGCTTCAAGGGCTCGTTCTCGGGCGAGCATGGCGACGGCATCTCGCGCTCGGATTTCGTCGAGCCAATGTTCGGGACCCCACTGACCCGCGCCTTCGAAGCGGTCAAGGACGGGTTCGATCCCGACAACAAGTTGAACCCCGGCAAGATCGTCCGCTCCTACCATATGGATGACCGTAGCCTGATGCGCTTCGCACCGGGCTATGACACGCCGGTCCCCGCCCAAACGGCGCTCGACTGGTCCGATTGGGGCGGCTTCGGCGGCGCCGTCGAGATGTGCAACAATAACGGCACCTGCCGGAAGATGGCGGGTGGGACGATGTGCCCGTCCTGGCGCGCGACGCAGGACGAGCAGCATGTCACGCGCGGCCGGGCCAATACGCTCCGGCTCGCGATCTCCGGTCAGCTCGGCCCCGATGCCTTCACCTCTCCGGAGATGAAGGAGACGCTCGATCTCTGCGTCTCCTGCAAGGGCTGCAAGCGCGACTGCCCGACCGGCGTCGACATGGCCCGGATGAAGGTCGAGTTCCTGCATCACTATCATGCGAAGCACGGCTTGCCGCTGAAGGAGCGCCTGATCGCCTTCCTGCCTCGCTATGCGCCGCTTGCGGCCAGGCTCGCGCCGCTGATGAACCTGCGGGATCGCATCCCGTTCCTGGCGAAGCTGAGCGAAAGCTGGCTCGGCTTCTCGGCGCGGCGCTCGCTGCCGGTCTGGCGCGAGCCGTGGCGCGAGGCCACCGCATCCTCCGATGCCTCGGCGGTTCGGGGCGATGGGCGGGACATCGTGCTCTTCGGTGACACCTTCAACCGCTATTTCGAGCGTGAGAATCTGGAGGCGGCCGAGCGCGTGCTGGCAGCCGGCGGCTATCGCCTTCACCGCGTCGCTGCAAAGGGCGGAGCCCGGCCGCTATGCTGCGGGCGCACCTTCCTCTCGGCCGGGCTGGTCGAGGAGGCGCGGGCCGAGGCACGGCGGACCCTCGATGCGCTGGCGCCTTTCGTGGCGAAGGGGGCGCGCATCGTCGGGCTCGAACCCTCCTGCCTGTTGAGTTTTCGCGACGAGTTCGCGGCGTTGCTGCCCAAGGCCGAGGTCGAGCCTCTGGCGAAGGCTGCCCTGCTGATCGAGGAGTTGCTGGCGGCCGATATGGCGGTGGGCCAGACGACGCTCCCGCTCACCGATCAGGGCGGGCGCGTCGCACATCTTCACGGGCATTGCCACCAGAAGGCGTTCGACGCGATGGGAGCGGTCGAGAAAACGCTGCGGGCGGTGCCGGGGCTGGAGATCAAGCCGATCGAGTCGAGCTGCTGCGGTATGTCCGGCGCATTCGGCTATGGCGCCAAGACGATCGACGTCTCGCTGGCGATGGGCGAACTTTCGTTGTTGCCGGCCGTGCGCAAGGCGGGCGCCGACGACCTCGTGGTCGCCGATGGTACGAGCTGCCGCCACCAGATCCACGACGGCGCGCGGCGCGAGGCCGTGCATGTCGTGCGGGTGCTGGATTCGGCGCTCAGGCCATGA
- a CDS encoding GNAT family N-acetyltransferase, with the protein MTLALLRRALEPMTVTAIAGTTETDVLVAQIRAETYRGTLTVLADAGGLAALPPCDLLIAPAAVAEQVSLAVAGRGCAGLLVPDGDAADAGRLRKAARAAGLRLIGPSSLGLAAPRLGLNATAVPVHLAPGSLALVAQSKSVAAGILAWAGRRGIGFAGAVVLGEGADVDIADCLDHFAADPSTRTILLAIDDVTDAARFLSSARAAARLKPVLVLRPPRHEPPWPALTHSALIVTSDAAHDAAFHRAGLLRVSDLDELFAAAETLGRARAADAGRLAIVSNGDGLAALAAARLRLAGSMDGRLREPVIVRTAQDYHQAAASLLAESDVDAVLALNAPLAPDDSADCARALAGARSAGPASKPVLAVWVGGGEEMAGIFATAGIPSFATEQDAILGFQHLTRHARLLKELMATPPVLDENDQPDIEAAAALVERAIAQGRAWLEPDEVAELLALFRIPALSLVIVADATAAAEAARAQFAAGRTVALKIVSPDIAHKSDVGGVELDLANEEAVLEAAGRMAERLRQQRPEARLAGFMVQPMAHRAKARELIAGFSVDPCFGPVIVFGRGGTAAELIADTHVALPPLDLASAESLIARTRVSRILAAYRDVPAADRRAIAAVLVALGTIATALPQIRAMDLNPILADANGVVAVDARIVLEPDPTRRRRPAIRSYPGIWTLQLVLGERRFFVRPMKPEDELLIGAMLGRVTPEDLRLRFFAPLKSFSHAFLARLTQLDYAREMAFVAIEEGSGDAAGVVRLHADPGHVEAEYAILLRSDLKGIGLGRALMELIIDWAKAERLQRIHSQVLAENGPMLALCRDLGFEIALDPDDISVRRVTLDLTLASSKGRTSPGPY; encoded by the coding sequence ATGACGCTCGCCCTGCTCAGACGCGCGCTCGAACCCATGACGGTGACGGCCATCGCCGGCACGACTGAGACGGATGTGCTTGTGGCGCAAATCCGCGCCGAGACCTATCGCGGCACGCTCACGGTGCTGGCCGATGCGGGCGGTCTCGCAGCGCTGCCTCCCTGTGATCTTCTCATCGCGCCGGCGGCGGTTGCGGAGCAGGTATCATTGGCTGTGGCTGGACGCGGTTGTGCCGGGCTTCTCGTGCCCGACGGGGATGCTGCCGATGCCGGGCGCCTGCGGAAAGCGGCGCGGGCCGCGGGGCTGCGCTTGATCGGCCCGTCCTCGCTCGGCCTCGCCGCGCCGCGCCTCGGCCTCAATGCGACGGCGGTGCCGGTGCATCTGGCCCCCGGTTCGCTTGCCCTCGTCGCGCAGTCGAAATCCGTGGCGGCCGGAATCCTGGCCTGGGCCGGCCGGCGCGGGATCGGCTTTGCCGGCGCCGTGGTCCTGGGGGAGGGCGCCGATGTCGACATCGCCGATTGCCTCGATCATTTCGCCGCCGATCCATCGACCCGGACGATCCTGCTGGCGATCGACGATGTCACCGATGCAGCGCGCTTTCTCTCCTCCGCGCGCGCCGCCGCGCGGCTCAAGCCGGTCCTGGTGCTGAGGCCGCCGCGCCATGAGCCGCCCTGGCCGGCCCTGACGCATTCGGCCCTGATCGTGACCAGCGACGCGGCGCATGATGCCGCCTTCCACCGGGCCGGGTTGCTGCGTGTCAGCGATCTCGACGAGCTCTTCGCGGCGGCCGAGACGCTGGGACGGGCGCGTGCCGCCGATGCCGGCCGGCTCGCGATCGTCAGCAATGGCGATGGGCTGGCAGCGCTCGCAGCCGCGCGGTTGCGGCTGGCGGGAAGCATGGACGGGCGGCTGCGCGAGCCCGTGATCGTCCGCACGGCGCAGGATTATCATCAAGCGGCCGCGTCTCTGCTGGCCGAGAGCGATGTCGACGCCGTGCTGGCGCTCAACGCCCCGCTCGCGCCGGACGATTCCGCCGATTGCGCGCGCGCCCTGGCCGGGGCTCGCTCGGCTGGACCGGCATCCAAGCCGGTTCTGGCTGTCTGGGTCGGTGGCGGCGAGGAGATGGCGGGAATTTTCGCGACGGCCGGCATTCCCTCCTTCGCCACGGAGCAGGATGCGATCCTCGGCTTCCAGCATCTGACGCGGCATGCCCGCCTGCTCAAGGAGCTGATGGCGACGCCGCCTGTGCTCGATGAAAACGATCAGCCGGATATCGAGGCCGCCGCTGCGCTCGTCGAGCGTGCGATCGCGCAGGGACGCGCCTGGCTCGAACCGGACGAGGTCGCGGAGCTGCTCGCCCTGTTCCGGATTCCGGCGCTCAGCCTCGTCATCGTGGCGGATGCCACGGCCGCCGCTGAAGCCGCGAGGGCTCAGTTCGCGGCTGGCCGCACCGTCGCCCTCAAGATCGTCTCACCCGATATCGCGCATAAGTCGGATGTCGGCGGCGTCGAGCTCGATCTCGCCAATGAGGAGGCGGTGCTGGAGGCCGCCGGCCGCATGGCGGAGCGCCTGCGGCAGCAGCGTCCCGAGGCGCGGCTGGCCGGTTTCATGGTGCAGCCGATGGCGCATCGGGCCAAGGCGCGCGAACTGATCGCCGGCTTTTCCGTCGATCCCTGCTTCGGCCCGGTCATCGTCTTCGGGCGCGGCGGCACGGCGGCGGAGCTCATCGCCGATACGCATGTGGCGCTGCCACCGCTCGACCTCGCCTCGGCCGAGAGCCTGATCGCCCGCACGCGGGTCTCCCGCATCCTCGCCGCCTATCGCGACGTCCCGGCCGCCGACCGGCGCGCGATCGCGGCCGTGCTGGTAGCGCTCGGCACTATCGCCACGGCGCTGCCGCAGATTCGCGCGATGGATCTCAACCCGATCCTGGCCGATGCCAACGGCGTCGTCGCGGTCGATGCGCGCATCGTGCTGGAGCCGGACCCGACGCGGCGGCGCCGGCCGGCGATCCGGTCCTATCCCGGCATCTGGACCCTGCAACTGGTGCTCGGCGAGCGGCGCTTCTTCGTCCGCCCGATGAAGCCGGAGGACGAGTTGCTGATCGGTGCGATGCTGGGGCGGGTCACGCCTGAGGACTTGCGCTTGCGCTTCTTCGCGCCGCTGAAATCGTTCAGCCACGCCTTTCTCGCGCGCCTGACCCAGCTCGACTATGCGCGGGAGATGGCTTTCGTCGCGATCGAGGAGGGCAGTGGCGATGCAGCCGGCGTCGTGCGCCTCCATGCCGATCCCGGCCATGTCGAGGCCGAGTATGCGATCCTGCTGCGCTCAGACCTCAAGGGCATCGGGCTCGGCCGCGCGCTGATGGAACTGATCATAGACTGGGCCAAGGCAGAGAGGCTGCAGCGCATCCATAGCCAGGTCCTGGCCGAGAATGGGCCGATGCTCGCGCTCTGCCGCGACCTGGGCTTCGAGATCGCGCTCGATCCCGACGATATCTCGGTCAGGCGCGTCACGCTCGACCTGACACTGGCGAGCAGCAAGGGGAGGACGAGCCCTGGTCCGTATTGA
- a CDS encoding LysR family transcriptional regulator gives MNRYPMFNPQVLISFVAVCETLSFTRGADRVSLSQSTVSLQVKRLEDLLGCPLLERSSHQVQLTEEGERLLSYARRIIALNEEAHDALTGVWRDGVLRLGMPEDFAVPTIDLLAVFSREHPHLRLDVSSGLSADLRSAYEREELDLVLVKQRRGQPPRAARRERLLWLDSLAHPAIERAPVSLAMFPLGGLYRDELCGALDALGMRWRIGYCSGSLAALAAASAAGLGMTLLPASCRLPGHRVLGAADGLAEITDFELALYHRDEAPASTAILAQRLIAYCHLEA, from the coding sequence ATGAATCGCTATCCGATGTTCAATCCGCAGGTGCTGATCAGCTTCGTCGCCGTCTGCGAGACGCTGAGCTTCACGCGCGGAGCGGATCGGGTCTCGCTCTCGCAATCCACCGTCAGCCTGCAGGTCAAGCGCCTCGAGGATTTGCTGGGCTGCCCGCTGCTGGAGCGCTCGTCGCATCAGGTCCAGCTCACAGAGGAGGGCGAGCGGCTGCTGAGCTATGCGCGGCGCATCATCGCCCTCAACGAGGAGGCGCATGATGCGCTGACCGGCGTCTGGCGGGACGGCGTGCTGCGCTTGGGCATGCCCGAGGATTTCGCCGTGCCGACCATCGACCTGCTCGCCGTGTTCAGCCGGGAGCATCCGCATCTGCGGCTCGATGTCAGCAGCGGCCTGAGTGCCGACCTGCGCAGCGCCTATGAGCGCGAGGAGCTCGACCTGGTGCTGGTGAAGCAGCGGCGCGGCCAGCCGCCGCGCGCCGCCCGGCGCGAGCGGCTGCTCTGGCTCGACAGCCTGGCGCATCCTGCGATCGAGCGCGCGCCGGTCTCGCTGGCGATGTTCCCGCTCGGCGGGCTCTATCGCGACGAATTGTGTGGGGCGCTCGATGCGCTCGGCATGCGCTGGCGCATCGGTTATTGCAGCGGCAGCCTCGCCGCGCTCGCCGCCGCCTCGGCGGCCGGGCTCGGCATGACCCTGCTGCCCGCAAGCTGCCGCCTGCCCGGCCATCGGGTCCTCGGCGCGGCGGACGGCCTCGCCGAGATCACCGATTTCGAGCTCGCGCTGTACCATCGCGACGAGGCCCCGGCCTCGACCGCGATTCTGGCGCAGCGGCTGATCGCCTATTGCCATCTCGAAGCGTAA
- a CDS encoding YigZ family protein: MVTRLTLVGVTSIRQEIKKSRFLAVAGPVADEAAARDFIAAQSDPAATHNCWAWRFGQNYRFNDDGEPSGTAGKPILAAIDGQGLDGVVVVVTRWFGGVLLGSGGLIRAYGGSAAQCLREAAKLPLIETVPAAITCGFGDLALVGARLGALPGMTISGQAFTDAGAVLSVSVPKDQADAMARLITDLTSGRALIDWNI, translated from the coding sequence ATGGTCACGCGCCTTACCCTCGTCGGGGTTACATCGATCCGGCAGGAGATCAAGAAGAGCCGCTTCCTGGCGGTTGCCGGTCCCGTTGCCGATGAGGCCGCGGCGAGGGACTTCATCGCGGCGCAATCCGATCCGGCCGCCACTCACAATTGCTGGGCCTGGCGCTTCGGCCAGAACTATCGCTTCAACGACGATGGCGAGCCGAGCGGCACCGCCGGCAAGCCGATCCTCGCCGCCATCGACGGCCAAGGGCTCGACGGCGTCGTGGTGGTCGTCACGCGCTGGTTCGGCGGCGTCCTGCTGGGCAGCGGCGGCTTGATCCGGGCCTATGGCGGCAGCGCCGCCCAGTGCCTGCGCGAGGCGGCGAAGCTGCCGCTGATCGAGACGGTCCCGGCCGCGATCACCTGCGGCTTCGGCGATCTGGCCCTTGTCGGAGCCCGGCTCGGCGCGCTGCCCGGCATGACGATCAGCGGCCAGGCCTTCACGGATGCCGGCGCCGTGCTGTCGGTCTCCGTCCCGAAGGACCAGGCCGACGCTATGGCCCGGCTGATCACCGATCTCACCAGCGGGCGCGCCCTGATCGATTGGAATATCTAG
- a CDS encoding amidohydrolase family protein, translating to MELAHHQSRRSFIGRTGGLATACAVMAGFSGGAAQAQQANAKPASAKPASEAGKRIPTEQHYLLTDVRLEEGFVYDGDIVTGTHSGLHTLEIKAGRIAAIHAAGAALPAGVPSYQAHGHLALPAMRDMHIHLDKTFYGRAWQAPLPRQGKTVLDMIAREEKLIPQLLPDSQKHAEQLIALLQSKGTTVARSHCNIDPVSGLKSLENLKRALEKHRDDFSCEIVAFPQHGLLLSKVDTLMREAMSMGVDFVGGLDPTNVDGAMEKSLDAMFQIALDTGKGVDIHLHESSPAGVAAILYMIATVEKNPALRGKVTISHGFALATMSPGALDEAATRMATQGMSVASTVPLGASTMPLPQLSAKGVFVMTGTDSVTDHWSPFGRADMLEKANLYAQLYRGSDEFRLSRALAIATGGVLPLTDKGERAWPKAGESADFTLVPASCSAEAVARLPERSATFHRGRMVFSGVSAA from the coding sequence ATGGAACTGGCACATCATCAGAGCAGGCGTTCGTTCATCGGCCGCACGGGTGGCCTCGCCACGGCCTGCGCCGTCATGGCGGGATTTTCGGGCGGGGCCGCGCAGGCGCAGCAGGCCAATGCAAAGCCTGCCTCCGCCAAACCAGCATCCGAGGCCGGCAAGCGCATCCCGACAGAACAGCATTATCTCCTGACCGATGTCCGCCTCGAAGAAGGCTTCGTCTACGATGGCGACATCGTGACGGGCACGCACTCCGGCCTTCACACGCTGGAGATCAAAGCCGGCAGGATCGCCGCGATCCATGCCGCCGGCGCCGCGCTGCCGGCAGGCGTGCCGAGCTACCAGGCCCATGGCCATCTCGCCCTGCCCGCGATGCGCGACATGCATATCCATCTCGACAAGACTTTCTATGGCCGCGCCTGGCAAGCACCGCTGCCGCGGCAGGGCAAGACCGTCCTCGACATGATCGCGCGCGAGGAGAAGCTGATCCCGCAATTGCTGCCGGACTCGCAGAAGCATGCCGAGCAGCTCATCGCCCTGCTCCAGTCCAAGGGCACCACGGTCGCCCGCAGCCATTGCAATATCGACCCGGTCAGCGGGTTGAAGAGCCTTGAAAACCTCAAGCGCGCGCTGGAGAAGCATCGCGACGACTTCTCTTGCGAGATCGTCGCCTTTCCGCAGCACGGCCTGCTGCTCTCGAAGGTCGACACGCTGATGCGCGAGGCGATGAGCATGGGCGTCGACTTCGTCGGCGGCCTCGACCCGACCAATGTCGACGGCGCCATGGAGAAGTCGCTCGACGCGATGTTCCAGATCGCGCTCGACACCGGCAAGGGCGTCGACATCCATCTGCACGAGTCGAGCCCGGCCGGCGTCGCAGCGATCCTGTACATGATCGCGACCGTCGAGAAGAACCCGGCCTTGCGCGGTAAGGTCACGATCAGCCACGGCTTCGCGCTGGCTACGATGTCGCCGGGCGCGCTCGACGAAGCCGCGACGCGCATGGCCACACAGGGCATGAGCGTCGCCTCCACGGTGCCGCTCGGCGCCTCGACGATGCCGCTGCCGCAGCTCAGCGCCAAGGGCGTGTTCGTGATGACCGGCACCGACAGCGTTACCGACCACTGGTCGCCCTTCGGCCGCGCCGACATGCTCGAAAAGGCCAATCTCTACGCGCAGCTCTATCGCGGCAGTGACGAGTTCCGCCTGTCCCGTGCGCTGGCGATCGCCACCGGCGGCGTGCTGCCGCTCACCGACAAGGGCGAGCGGGCCTGGCCCAAGGCCGGCGAATCCGCCGATTTCACGCTGGTCCCGGCGAGCTGCTCGGCCGAGGCGGTGGCGCGTCTGCCGGAGCGCAGCGCGACCTTCCATCGCGGCCGCATGGTCTTCAGCGGCGTCAGCGCGGCCTGA
- a CDS encoding 2Fe-2S iron-sulfur cluster-binding protein, translated as MRFSINGASVEIDVDSRTSLLDLLRDHLGLTGSKKGCNQGACGACTVLVDGQRINSCLALAVQYQEREVTTVEGLGALEALAPLQEAFIERDGFQCGYCTPGQICSAVAMGDELKRGLPSHVTPDLDADAIVPDRDELRERMSGNLCRCGAHNGIIDAIASVYGEAAR; from the coding sequence ATGCGGTTCTCCATCAACGGGGCGTCCGTCGAGATCGACGTCGATTCGCGAACGTCCCTGCTCGATCTCCTGCGCGACCATCTCGGCCTGACGGGCTCGAAGAAGGGCTGCAACCAGGGCGCCTGCGGAGCCTGCACCGTGCTGGTCGATGGCCAGCGCATCAATTCCTGCCTCGCTCTGGCGGTTCAGTACCAGGAGCGCGAGGTCACGACCGTCGAGGGGCTGGGGGCGCTCGAAGCGCTCGCTCCGCTGCAGGAGGCCTTCATCGAGCGTGACGGCTTCCAGTGCGGCTATTGCACGCCGGGCCAGATCTGCTCGGCGGTGGCGATGGGGGACGAGCTGAAGCGCGGCCTGCCCAGCCATGTCACGCCGGATCTCGATGCCGACGCGATCGTACCCGATCGAGACGAGCTGCGCGAGCGCATGAGCGGCAATCTCTGCCGCTGCGGCGCCCATAACGGCATCATCGACGCTATCGCATCCGTCTACGGGGAGGCTGCGCGATGA